One window of Gloeothece citriformis PCC 7424 genomic DNA carries:
- a CDS encoding glycosyltransferase family 4 protein, with product MLKGPVRSLMITKQLPYPIFAGVSLRDWQNLNILMKYGPVAGFSFSNVNSEEISIPGVSLWKNCSLDQSLSAWEKQKQGWLWPLSPRPATYCDQIAQELDRVLREFKPDLVICEMVFVYPYLKVVQKHNCRIILDQHNIEADLFKQRYKSTNSFKTKLQASFQHFTLESIEKSFTQKVDQVWVCSEEDKNLLKQLYGKDINTYIVPNGINIDFYHNISSDIATPVEGGDSSPKIPINPERTIFFLGMLSYIPNKIAAQLLIEQIYPKLRQIYPDCTLLLVGRNPTPSMVESAKKDPGIIVTGGVPDIRPYLASASIMVVPLLQGGGTRFKILEAFAAGCPVVSTTKGAEGLNGNDGEHLLIRDSVEEIIQGVCQIWSEPSLGKKLAQNAYDLVKTNFSWEAVGQKVDKAIQDLL from the coding sequence ATGCTAAAAGGCCCTGTCCGTAGTCTAATGATTACAAAACAATTGCCCTATCCTATTTTTGCTGGGGTATCTTTGCGTGACTGGCAAAACCTAAATATTTTGATGAAGTATGGACCAGTGGCCGGTTTTAGCTTTTCTAATGTAAATTCTGAAGAAATTTCCATTCCTGGTGTTTCTTTGTGGAAAAATTGTAGTCTTGATCAGTCACTTTCTGCATGGGAAAAACAAAAACAAGGTTGGCTATGGCCTTTATCTCCTCGTCCTGCCACTTATTGCGACCAAATAGCACAGGAGTTAGATAGAGTTCTCAGGGAGTTTAAGCCTGATCTAGTCATTTGTGAGATGGTATTTGTCTATCCTTACCTCAAAGTTGTCCAGAAGCATAATTGCCGTATAATCTTAGATCAACATAATATCGAAGCCGATCTGTTTAAGCAAAGATACAAGTCGACTAACAGTTTTAAAACCAAATTACAAGCTAGTTTTCAGCATTTTACCCTTGAATCTATCGAAAAGTCTTTTACCCAAAAAGTTGACCAAGTTTGGGTATGTTCTGAAGAAGATAAAAATTTATTAAAGCAATTATATGGAAAAGACATTAACACCTACATTGTCCCCAACGGCATTAATATAGACTTTTATCACAATATAAGCTCAGATATCGCTACCCCTGTTGAGGGTGGGGACTCATCCCCAAAAATCCCCATTAATCCGGAGCGAACTATCTTTTTTCTGGGGATGCTATCCTATATTCCCAATAAAATAGCGGCCCAGTTGTTGATAGAACAAATTTATCCCAAATTAAGACAAATCTATCCAGATTGTACCTTGCTGTTAGTAGGGCGCAATCCGACCCCATCAATGGTTGAAAGTGCCAAAAAAGACCCGGGAATTATTGTTACTGGAGGTGTACCCGATATACGACCTTATCTAGCTTCTGCGAGTATTATGGTTGTCCCTTTGCTTCAAGGAGGAGGAACTCGCTTTAAAATTTTAGAAGCTTTTGCGGCGGGTTGTCCTGTAGTTAGCACGACTAAAGGGGCAGAAGGATTAAATGGGAATGACGGTGAACATCTACTGATTAGGGATAGTGTGGAAGAAATTATCCAAGGAGTCTGTCAAATTTGGTCAGAACCTTCTTTAGGGAAAAAATTAGCTCAGAATGCTTATGATTTAGTTAAAACCAATTTTTCTTGGGAAGCGGTTGGTCAAAAGGTAGATAAGGCTATTCAAGATCTTCTCTAA
- the thrC gene encoding threonine synthase: MVIQKLTPKPPINSSSSVDTPPNSDFKPWRGLIETYRPYLPVTDATPVITLLEGNTPLIPVPYISQQIGKGVKVLVKFDGLNPTGSFKDRGMTMAISKAKEEGAKAVICASTGNTSASAAAYARRAGMRAFVIIPDGYVAMGKLAQALVYGAEVIAIEGNFDDALKIVRGLSENYPVTLVNSINPYRLEGQKTAAFEVVDTLGNAPDWLCIPVGNAGNISAYWMGFCQYHQQGKCDRLPKMMGFQAAGAAPFILGQPVPHPETIATAIRIGNPANWDKALGVKEASQGEFNRVTDEEILEAYRLLAAQEGIFCEPASATSVAGLLKVKDQVPAEATVVCVLTGNGLKDPDAAINNCNNQVKAGITPDLSVVAKVMGF; this comes from the coding sequence ATGGTAATCCAAAAATTAACACCTAAGCCTCCTATTAATAGTTCATCCTCTGTCGATACTCCCCCCAACTCAGACTTTAAACCCTGGCGAGGCTTAATCGAAACCTATCGCCCCTATCTCCCTGTCACCGACGCAACCCCCGTTATTACCCTTCTCGAAGGAAATACCCCCCTTATCCCCGTTCCCTACATTTCTCAACAAATTGGCAAAGGGGTCAAAGTTTTGGTCAAATTTGACGGGTTAAACCCCACCGGTAGCTTTAAAGACCGAGGGATGACAATGGCTATCTCAAAAGCCAAAGAAGAAGGGGCAAAAGCGGTTATCTGTGCCAGTACCGGCAACACATCCGCCTCGGCTGCTGCCTATGCCCGTCGCGCCGGAATGCGGGCTTTTGTGATTATTCCCGACGGATACGTGGCTATGGGAAAACTTGCCCAAGCTTTAGTCTATGGGGCAGAAGTGATTGCTATTGAGGGGAATTTTGATGATGCCCTTAAAATCGTGCGGGGATTATCGGAAAATTATCCCGTTACTCTGGTTAATTCTATCAACCCCTACCGTTTAGAAGGACAAAAAACCGCCGCCTTTGAAGTAGTAGATACCCTAGGAAATGCCCCCGACTGGTTATGTATTCCGGTGGGAAATGCCGGCAATATTAGCGCCTATTGGATGGGCTTTTGTCAATATCATCAACAGGGAAAATGCGATCGCTTACCAAAAATGATGGGCTTTCAAGCCGCCGGTGCTGCGCCTTTTATTTTAGGGCAACCTGTCCCCCACCCAGAAACGATCGCCACGGCCATCCGCATCGGCAACCCGGCCAATTGGGATAAAGCTTTGGGAGTCAAAGAAGCCAGTCAAGGGGAGTTTAACCGAGTTACGGATGAAGAAATATTAGAAGCTTATCGCCTTTTAGCAGCGCAAGAAGGAATATTTTGTGAACCGGCTAGTGCTACATCTGTGGCAGGATTATTAAAGGTAAAGGATCAAGTTCCAGCCGAGGCAACGGTGGTTTGTGTGTTAACCGGTAATGGATTAAAAGATCCAGATGCGGCGATTAATAACTGTAATAATCAAGTTAAAGCAGGAATTACCCCTGATTTATCCGTAGTTGCCAAAGTAATGGGTTTTTAA
- a CDS encoding AAA family ATPase — protein sequence MEKNLKYTGKIKPKAGEIDDKTGDILYPYFADDDLIKAVNYAIFLNRPLLLEGEPGGGKTQLARAVAYELKLDYKAYSVKSTSKAIDLLYTFDTIGRLRDAQLAATGQISEKDLETIKKIETYRKYGVLGNAFTCGKPMVILIDEIDKADVDFPNDLLDVLDDTKKFYIPETKEDVLVSDGSNPIIFITSNSQKKLSDAFLRRCLYYSVKCPQAERLKEIVRARFPQYKKVLKPDLLEKAVSKFIDLKEQMEDDIDERTSTKIISTSEWIDWVHLMCHNPQEFEKSLDNDQIPCPEALLKSSEDRQRYLEENDDE from the coding sequence ATGGAAAAAAATCTAAAATATACGGGTAAAATAAAACCTAAAGCAGGGGAAATAGATGACAAAACTGGTGATATTCTTTATCCCTATTTTGCGGATGATGACCTCATCAAAGCTGTTAATTATGCAATATTTTTAAACCGTCCTCTTTTGCTAGAAGGTGAACCCGGAGGGGGAAAGACTCAATTAGCTCGTGCCGTTGCTTATGAATTAAAGTTAGATTATAAAGCTTATTCTGTTAAATCTACCAGTAAAGCTATTGACTTACTTTATACGTTTGATACTATTGGACGACTCAGAGATGCTCAATTAGCAGCTACAGGACAAATTTCAGAAAAGGATCTAGAAACTATTAAAAAAATTGAAACCTATCGCAAATATGGCGTATTAGGAAACGCTTTTACCTGTGGAAAGCCAATGGTTATCTTAATTGATGAAATTGATAAAGCTGATGTGGATTTTCCTAATGATTTATTAGATGTATTAGATGATACGAAAAAGTTTTATATTCCTGAAACAAAAGAAGATGTTCTTGTCAGTGATGGTTCAAACCCAATTATCTTTATTACCAGTAATTCTCAGAAAAAGTTATCAGATGCTTTTCTCCGTCGCTGTCTTTATTATTCTGTAAAATGTCCCCAAGCTGAACGATTAAAAGAAATTGTTCGCGCTCGTTTTCCCCAATATAAAAAAGTTCTCAAACCAGACTTATTAGAAAAAGCAGTCAGTAAATTTATAGATTTAAAAGAGCAAATGGAGGACGATATTGATGAGAGAACATCAACTAAAATAATTAGTACCAGTGAATGGATTGATTGGGTTCATTTGATGTGCCATAATCCTCAAGAATTTGAAAAGAGTCTGGATAATGACCAAATTCCTTGTCCAGAAGCTTTACTCAAAAGTAGTGAAGATCGTCAACGTTATTTAGAGGAAAATGATGATGAATGA
- a CDS encoding formylglycine-generating enzyme family protein, which produces MSDVLTPEDLKIQTAVSTVEAFSKRFSKAHLDFACHAAFPLALTPELAYHLWSTFRTDIEEKPLNIPWLAVADFLLSDLCREVEPELELYEMDLTVRTILLNELKLDPRLGMKRIEELSDFLLNYVDKELRSPTSSTDIAEIHKLIALGYVKPQEAAQNLARKLQQQDWGNYLGLVQVASFLETFTEPLKDFQPLLSYGRGIGKLGRGDFKGATEEFNRFHNRVEIENVLLTIPHSFEFETPTVNRQGQIIKTETHSAQYFIETLPGNIKLEMVAIPGGTFTMGSSEEEKDSYDDERPQHQVTVPPFFMGKYPVTQGQWKAIAIRNDLKVDTDLELDPSRFKGDDRPVERVNWYECVEFCKRLSKLTGRDYRLPSEAEWEYACRAGTTTPFYFGETITGELANYRASSTYRDEPKGEYKGETTPVGQFPPNAFGLYDMHGNVWEWCADDWHDNYEGATTDGSAWKYSKDTNLSSSKKEQNKEKHGNNRDKMSRSPLRGGSWFYYPNNCRCAFRYINLLSRDYRNDVIGFRVVCGFGRT; this is translated from the coding sequence ATGAGTGATGTACTAACTCCCGAAGACCTCAAAATACAGACGGCAGTCTCTACCGTTGAAGCTTTTAGCAAACGATTTAGTAAAGCTCATCTTGACTTTGCCTGTCATGCCGCTTTTCCCTTAGCTTTGACTCCAGAATTGGCTTATCATCTTTGGAGTACATTTAGAACAGATATTGAGGAAAAACCCCTAAATATTCCTTGGTTAGCGGTGGCGGATTTTCTGCTCTCTGATTTATGTCGAGAAGTCGAACCAGAGTTAGAACTTTATGAAATGGATTTAACCGTTAGGACTATTCTCCTCAACGAATTAAAACTCGATCCACGCTTGGGAATGAAGCGCATCGAGGAATTATCGGATTTTTTGCTCAATTATGTGGACAAAGAATTACGAAGTCCTACATCCTCGACGGATATCGCCGAAATTCATAAATTAATTGCTCTAGGCTATGTCAAACCCCAAGAAGCCGCCCAAAATCTTGCCCGCAAGCTACAACAGCAAGATTGGGGAAACTATCTAGGGTTAGTTCAAGTTGCTTCCTTCCTAGAAACCTTTACCGAACCCCTTAAAGACTTTCAACCTTTGCTCAGTTATGGAAGAGGTATCGGTAAATTAGGACGAGGGGACTTTAAAGGAGCAACAGAGGAATTTAACCGTTTCCATAATAGAGTGGAGATTGAAAATGTTCTCCTGACTATACCCCATTCTTTTGAATTTGAAACCCCCACAGTTAACCGCCAAGGACAAATTATTAAAACTGAAACCCACTCTGCACAATACTTTATCGAAACTCTACCCGGCAACATTAAACTAGAAATGGTGGCCATCCCTGGCGGAACTTTTACAATGGGGTCTTCTGAAGAGGAAAAAGATAGCTATGACGATGAACGTCCCCAACATCAAGTCACTGTTCCTCCCTTCTTTATGGGAAAATATCCTGTTACTCAAGGGCAATGGAAGGCTATAGCGATCAGAAATGATTTAAAAGTAGACACAGATCTTGAATTAGATCCCTCTAGGTTCAAAGGGGACGATCGTCCCGTAGAAAGGGTTAACTGGTATGAGTGTGTAGAATTCTGTAAACGCCTTTCTAAGCTAACAGGACGGGATTATCGACTCCCCAGTGAGGCAGAGTGGGAATATGCCTGTCGTGCCGGAACAACTACCCCTTTTTATTTCGGAGAAACCATCACAGGAGAGTTAGCTAATTACCGTGCCTCATCTACCTACAGAGATGAACCGAAAGGAGAATATAAAGGAGAAACAACCCCTGTGGGACAATTTCCCCCGAATGCCTTCGGTTTGTACGATATGCACGGGAACGTCTGGGAATGGTGTGCTGATGATTGGCATGACAATTATGAAGGTGCTACTACAGATGGGAGTGCCTGGAAATATAGTAAAGATACTAATTTGTCAAGTTCAAAAAAAGAACAAAATAAAGAAAAACATGGCAATAATAGAGATAAAATGTCTAGATCACCTCTGCGTGGCGGTTCTTGGTTCTACTATCCTAATAACTGCCGTTGTGCTTTCCGCTACATCAACCTCCTCTCGCGCGACTACCGTAACGACGTCATCGGTTTTCGAGTTGTGTGCGGGTTCGGGAGGACTTAA
- a CDS encoding glutathione peroxidase, whose protein sequence is MLPNREGQKVPDAKFRLRVNNEWVDKTTDDLFAGKTVVVFSLPGAFTPTCSSTHLPGYNDLAPVFKDNGVDDILCISVNDAFVMNEWAKDLNANNVTLIPDGNGEFSEGMGMLVDKSDLGFGKRSWRYSMLVKDKTIEKMFIEPEEPGDPFKVSDADTMLNYINPSAKKKPPVTMFTKVGCPFCTRAKNMLQEKGIEYEEIPLSKTVTTKTLSAVSGAKTTPQVFIGGQLIGGSEALEEYLKTHY, encoded by the coding sequence ATGCTACCAAACCGAGAAGGTCAAAAAGTTCCAGACGCTAAATTCCGTCTTCGTGTTAACAACGAATGGGTAGACAAAACTACTGATGATCTATTTGCAGGAAAAACCGTCGTTGTTTTTTCTTTGCCGGGTGCGTTTACTCCCACTTGTTCCTCGACCCACTTGCCAGGATACAACGATTTAGCCCCGGTGTTTAAAGACAATGGGGTAGATGATATTCTGTGTATTTCCGTCAATGATGCTTTTGTCATGAATGAATGGGCAAAAGATCTCAATGCTAACAACGTTACCTTAATTCCGGATGGCAACGGAGAATTTAGTGAAGGCATGGGGATGTTAGTCGACAAATCAGACTTAGGGTTTGGCAAACGTTCCTGGCGTTATTCGATGCTCGTCAAAGATAAAACCATTGAAAAAATGTTTATTGAGCCAGAAGAACCGGGAGATCCCTTTAAGGTATCTGATGCCGACACTATGCTCAATTATATCAATCCTAGTGCCAAGAAAAAACCCCCTGTCACTATGTTTACCAAAGTGGGGTGTCCTTTCTGTACGAGAGCGAAAAATATGTTACAAGAAAAGGGGATAGAGTATGAAGAAATCCCCTTAAGTAAAACCGTTACCACTAAAACCCTCAGCGCAGTCAGTGGAGCAAAAACTACCCCTCAAGTCTTTATTGGAGGACAACTGATAGGCGGTTCTGAGGCGTTAGAAGAGTATCTCAAAACCCATTATTAA
- a CDS encoding ZIP family metal transporter, which translates to MDTVTLGLMASLIAGLGTGLGALPVLFSVNFTERFQGILLGLGGGVMLAATSFSLIIPGTEAAITQGFSQWVAALIISIGMILGGITLWIAHERFPHEHFFKGAEGGINQGKLAQIWLFVIAITLHNFPEGLAVGVGFGADNNSGAMALATGIGLQNMPEGLVVAIALKELNYSSGYALRVSTLTGLVEPVGGLIGASIVSIAQPFLPWAMAFAAGAMLFVIIDEILPEINEKGLAQEGTMGVMLGFVIMMVMDIALAG; encoded by the coding sequence ATGGATACAGTAACACTCGGTTTAATGGCTAGTTTAATAGCCGGTTTGGGAACAGGACTAGGAGCATTACCGGTCTTATTTTCCGTCAACTTTACTGAACGATTTCAGGGTATCCTATTGGGATTAGGGGGAGGAGTAATGTTAGCCGCGACTAGCTTTTCCCTGATTATTCCCGGAACAGAGGCGGCTATCACTCAAGGGTTCTCTCAATGGGTGGCCGCTCTCATCATCAGTATTGGCATGATATTAGGGGGAATAACTCTCTGGATAGCGCATGAACGTTTCCCCCATGAACATTTTTTTAAAGGCGCAGAAGGCGGCATTAATCAGGGCAAATTAGCCCAAATTTGGTTATTTGTCATCGCTATTACCTTACATAACTTCCCGGAAGGGTTAGCGGTGGGGGTTGGGTTTGGCGCTGATAACAATAGCGGTGCAATGGCTTTAGCAACGGGAATAGGCTTACAAAATATGCCCGAAGGGTTAGTGGTTGCGATCGCCCTAAAAGAGTTAAACTATTCTAGCGGTTATGCCTTGAGGGTGTCTACCTTAACCGGATTAGTTGAACCCGTTGGGGGATTAATAGGAGCAAGTATCGTCAGTATAGCGCAACCTTTTCTCCCTTGGGCGATGGCTTTTGCAGCCGGAGCGATGTTATTTGTGATTATCGATGAGATTCTTCCCGAAATTAATGAGAAAGGATTAGCCCAAGAGGGGACAATGGGAGTAATGCTCGGATTTGTGATTATGATGGTCATGGATATTGCTCTGGCTGGTTAA
- the dps gene encoding DNA starvation/stationary phase protection protein Dps, translated as MTATMGQKSKSQKFYPTRIDLGADIRQKVVELLNQTLAATLDLKTQVKYAHWNVKGLNFYQLHELFDAMATELEGYVDMVAERATTLGGTALGTARIAAANSILPEYPLDAVEGVEHIVALAERYAAYAAHLRQGIDKTDDLGDADTADLYTEISRDIDKRLWFLEAHLVKKEDLNK; from the coding sequence ATGACTGCTACTATGGGACAAAAAAGTAAATCACAAAAATTCTATCCGACACGCATTGATTTAGGGGCTGATATTCGTCAAAAAGTAGTTGAATTGCTCAATCAAACCCTTGCCGCTACCTTAGACCTAAAAACTCAAGTTAAGTATGCCCACTGGAACGTTAAAGGGTTGAATTTTTATCAATTGCATGAACTCTTTGATGCAATGGCAACAGAATTAGAAGGGTATGTTGATATGGTAGCAGAAAGAGCTACCACCCTAGGAGGAACAGCTTTAGGAACGGCTCGTATCGCTGCGGCTAATTCTATTTTACCGGAGTATCCCTTAGATGCTGTCGAGGGGGTTGAGCATATTGTGGCTTTAGCAGAGCGCTATGCGGCTTATGCGGCTCATTTACGCCAAGGGATTGACAAAACCGACGATTTAGGGGATGCTGATACCGCAGATTTATACACAGAAATTTCCCGGGATATCGATAAGCGGTTATGGTTCTTAGAAGCTCATTTAGTTAAGAAAGAAGATCTTAACAAATAG
- the rimI gene encoding ribosomal protein S18-alanine N-acetyltransferase codes for MGLVKLKLQAAKIEHLPQIVELDQLCLGGLWTLEGYGRELESPNSSLFVLSVVDSNTPTPEKLIGCGCFWAILEEAHITLLGIHPDYQGRGLGQLLLSALLEDAVKRQLERATLEVRESNQVALSVYQKFGFKTAGRRKKYYQQTGEDALILWRGDLHYPSFQKELEIWQEQINHKLIEQGFKVIVSQDSLIQPIK; via the coding sequence ATGGGATTAGTCAAACTGAAGTTACAAGCGGCTAAAATTGAACACCTGCCTCAAATTGTTGAACTTGATCAACTGTGTTTAGGAGGACTGTGGACATTAGAGGGCTATGGGCGAGAATTAGAAAGTCCTAATAGTAGCTTATTCGTTTTGTCTGTTGTCGATTCTAACACACCCACCCCAGAAAAACTGATCGGCTGTGGATGTTTTTGGGCTATTTTAGAAGAAGCTCATATTACTTTATTAGGAATTCATCCGGATTATCAAGGACGAGGTTTAGGGCAACTTTTGTTATCTGCTTTATTAGAAGATGCGGTTAAACGTCAATTAGAACGAGCCACGTTAGAAGTGAGAGAATCTAATCAAGTCGCTTTATCGGTGTATCAAAAATTCGGATTTAAGACAGCCGGACGACGGAAGAAATATTATCAACAAACGGGAGAAGATGCCTTAATTTTATGGCGAGGAGATTTACATTATCCCAGTTTTCAAAAAGAGTTAGAAATCTGGCAAGAGCAGATCAACCATAAATTAATAGAACAGGGGTTTAAAGTCATTGTCTCCCAAGATTCTCTCATTCAACCGATTAAATAA
- a CDS encoding FAD-dependent monooxygenase, translating into MTPSSNLQENILIVGAGPVGLTLAACLVQYGIPCRIIDKASRPSQYSKALGIFPRTLEVFESLGIINPILEAGKQLQKFTINAQQGKIGSLYFDTVKSPYPFVLSLPQSKTERILREYLAKFGVNVEQNVELVGFKQEDSYPTVHLHNNGEEETCQVGWLIGCDGSRSQVREGLGVPFVGERYQETFALADIKLEGSLSEHEATVFYHLDGVLALFPLPGGWFRVIANLPQNLGDDDPTLEEMQAIVNTRSSVKLKLSDPIWISKFHISRRKVKQYRTGRVFLAGDAAHIHSPAGGQGMNTGIQDAHNLAWKLAFGVMGLSPLSLLDSYEIEREPIAAQVLQFTDIITRVATVGNPLAQSLRNVMMSVGMKLKPIAIRGANTLAEVNISYRHSPIVADYYHRFLANLHPNRVQGGDRAPDGLLYQRSGQSVRIFELLDYKQYSLLLYIDQPITKDIFQNWVNRVKASQKTDSKRIKVYWIFSKQELTENLEVNDSIFIASDESIFSQYYQGSCLYLIRPDGYVGFCSSLSQWEKFKAYLSKVFC; encoded by the coding sequence ATGACCCCATCTTCCAACTTACAAGAGAATATTTTAATTGTCGGTGCAGGGCCAGTAGGATTAACTCTGGCGGCTTGTTTAGTACAATATGGAATACCTTGTCGAATTATTGACAAAGCAAGTCGTCCTTCCCAGTATTCTAAAGCGTTAGGGATTTTTCCTCGAACCCTGGAAGTCTTTGAAAGTCTAGGTATCATTAATCCAATTCTTGAAGCCGGTAAGCAACTGCAAAAATTTACGATCAATGCTCAACAAGGAAAAATCGGCAGTCTTTATTTTGATACCGTCAAGAGTCCTTATCCCTTTGTTCTCAGTTTACCTCAGAGTAAAACCGAACGAATTTTAAGGGAATATTTGGCTAAGTTTGGCGTAAATGTTGAGCAAAATGTGGAGTTAGTGGGATTTAAGCAAGAGGATTCCTATCCTACTGTACATTTACATAATAATGGAGAGGAAGAAACTTGTCAAGTCGGTTGGTTAATAGGGTGTGATGGGTCTCGGAGTCAAGTTCGAGAAGGCTTAGGAGTTCCTTTTGTCGGTGAACGCTATCAAGAAACCTTTGCTTTAGCCGATATTAAGCTTGAGGGGTCACTCTCGGAGCATGAAGCAACGGTCTTTTATCATTTAGATGGGGTATTAGCCTTGTTTCCTTTGCCTGGGGGATGGTTTCGCGTCATTGCCAATTTGCCCCAAAATTTAGGGGACGATGACCCCACTTTAGAGGAAATGCAGGCAATAGTTAATACACGCAGTTCTGTTAAACTGAAATTAAGCGATCCGATCTGGATTTCCAAATTTCATATTTCTCGCCGCAAAGTTAAACAGTATCGCACCGGACGAGTCTTTTTAGCTGGAGATGCTGCCCATATTCATAGTCCCGCCGGAGGACAGGGAATGAATACCGGTATCCAAGATGCTCATAATTTAGCCTGGAAACTCGCTTTTGGAGTCATGGGGTTATCTCCTCTGTCTCTACTCGATAGTTATGAGATTGAACGAGAACCGATCGCCGCGCAGGTGTTACAATTTACTGATATAATTACACGAGTAGCTACGGTGGGAAATCCCTTAGCTCAGTCTCTACGGAATGTGATGATGTCAGTGGGAATGAAGCTTAAACCGATCGCTATTCGGGGAGCTAACACCTTAGCAGAGGTTAATATCAGCTATCGTCATAGTCCTATTGTGGCTGATTATTATCATCGTTTTTTGGCTAATTTACATCCGAATCGAGTTCAAGGGGGCGATCGCGCTCCTGACGGACTATTATATCAGCGATCGGGGCAATCGGTACGAATTTTTGAGCTTTTGGACTATAAGCAATATAGTCTTTTATTATATATTGACCAACCTATCACAAAAGATATTTTTCAAAATTGGGTAAACAGAGTTAAAGCTAGTCAAAAAACTGACTCAAAACGGATCAAAGTTTATTGGATTTTCTCAAAGCAAGAATTAACTGAAAATTTAGAGGTAAATGATTCTATTTTCATTGCTTCTGATGAGTCAATTTTCTCTCAATACTATCAAGGGTCTTGTTTATATTTAATTCGTCCTGATGGGTATGTTGGTTTTTGTAGTTCCTTGTCTCAATGGGAAAAATTTAAGGCTTATTTATCCAAAGTTTTCTGTTAA